In Citrus sinensis cultivar Valencia sweet orange chromosome 3, DVS_A1.0, whole genome shotgun sequence, the sequence acaattaattctctcaacttttttctatcaacattagccaaacacacgCTTTTCTCcacaaattacccttctttacaaACCAAAAGCAACTTTCTTTCTCCACTTTCGTAAAACCAAAGGCAGCTTCCcactcttgaatcatcaaCCAACAGCAACGGCAAAAGGCAACGATAAAAAGTGAAATCCGATCATAATTTATCTGGATCCAACACTAATCGGCATCACATAGtggtatgagttattttctAAACTTGCTCGTGAGTTTGACTGAACTCTGGATGGTTTCGTGGGTGAATCTGGAGACAggttgcctgtcgcaccaagtttCGTGCGACAGTCAGCCTGTCGCACGAAAAGCCAAATTCATTGtaattaactattaatttgatagggctaaaataatttattttttttataatttcaggcttaatggattcagttgTACTTGAATTGTGTTACGATGGTTGGTGGGAGACATTAGAGAATGAGCGTATGGAGTATGTCAATGGTAAAAATAGAGCTTTTTTGGTTGGGGAAAATTGTCTTTTTGATCAGTTATTGGCAAGAGTATACAATGTGTTACAAATTAATCCTAATGAATATAGTATCacaatgaagacaactttgaggtcTAGTAACACATTATATCGTGTATGTACACTGCTCATGAatatatttgatgatgaaatggtgaggGTTGTGTTACATATGGCATCCGACGTAGCTAATTTTGGATGCATTCCTATATTTGTGACCACATCACATCGAGTTCCGAGCGAAGGTATTGAGCCACATGTTGATACAGAAACTTCGTTTAGAGTAAATATGTCTGGCCCCGATAATGAAGAAGAGGTGTTGCCAAGGACAATATCGCTACAACAATATTACTCTCCAATCCACGACAATTATGACAACATTAATGATAACGACGTTACGTTACAAGATGTTGGAGCAACGGTATTTCCAATAACGATGTCGTTGGAGCAACGGTATTTTCCGTATCACAATAATGATTTTCGggacaatgatgattttcatgaTGAGACAGAGGGGGATAATGTTTGTGCAGAACCTTCTAATAATATGAGGGGCACTCATTTCaataatgatggtgatgatggagGAGCCGGTCCTTCGAATGTTCCGTCGTTTCAGCATGAGGATGAGTGTGAAGACAATACTCTTGTGAATAACAGAGGCAATAAACTTATTCCTTTTATGGTTCGATCGAGAAGGAGAATTGACCCCCTCACAAGTCTTGCTCCAACTTTGCCTTCGAACATGGTTGCTCCAAGCTTTGTTAGCAGTTGTGACTCAGATGATATCAGTGTGGGTAAGCTATTTGCTGAGAAGAATGAGTTTATATTACAACTACTCAAGGTTGCCTTTCAggataagtttgatttcaagattgcacgGTCTACTACGACACGTTTCGAGGCTCACTGTTGTTCAAAATCATGTAAATGGCGTATTCGAGCAACTAGATGTTCGAACGAGCAAAATGTTCCTTGAGTGGTGCGGAGAATTGATAATGTACACACTTGTCATAATGAGGTATTGGTTGATGGACGTCATCAAGTCAGGAGCCGAGTTGTCGGTCATATTATCGTAGATAAATATATTCAAGATAAGAGAATTTATACTCCAAATGACATAAGAGCAGATATATAACAAGAATACGGTGTTCAGTTAACATACCAGCAGGCATATCGGGCGAGAGAAGTTGGTTTTGAAATAGTTCGAGGCAATCCTGCAGAGTCATACATTGCTCTCTAAATACTCTTACGTACTAACTACAGCGAATGAGGGTACAGTCACTCACCTCGAGCAGGATGGAGATGGTAATTTCTTATTCTATTTTGTAGCACTCGGATCTTCCATCAAGGGTTTTATGCAGTACATTTGGCCTGTTATTACTGTAGATGGTACTCATCTCAAGGGGCTATATCGTGGAAGCATGTTCGTGGCAACATGTCTTAATGGTAATAATCAATTGTATCCATTAGCCATTGGGATCATGAattcagaaaataatgatgCTTGGGAATGGTTTATGATGAAGTTACACAGAGTGATTGGCGATAGACCTGAGTTGGTAATTATATCTGATCGATGCCATAAGGACAGTCGTTCTTAAAGTATTTCACAATGCAACTTTACCACGTGAAAGGTAACATTAAGTCACAGTTTAGAATGTCAAAAGCTCTTTGGGATCAATTTGAGCCTGCCTTTATTAATGCAGCAAAAGCATATGGCCACGAGGAATTTAAGAGACAACTTGAAGGGTTGTGGATGATCCACTCAGGTGCGGCTGACTACCTAGAAAATAATGTCGGTACGTGTAATTGGGCAAGATCTCAGTTTGAAGGTAGGAGGTACAGCATACTTACCACCAACATCGCGGAGAGTGTTAATTCTTTCATGAGGGAACCACGAAAATTTCCTAttactcatcttgttgatcacttTAGGAAAACGTTGCagcaatggttttatgatagaaaaattgtgGCTGAATCAATGAGTACTCGGCTAACAACATGGGCAGTTGAAATAGTCACTGAGAGGAGAACTATAGCTGAAAGAATGATAGTTCGGCCGGTGTCTCCGCATCGATTTCAAGTTATAGGTGGTGGGCTTAAGGAAGGTTTGGTTGACTTGCAAAAGAAAACTTGCTCCTGCAGAGTATTTCAGCTTGATCAGCTTGTATGTGCTCATGCAATTGCGGCGTGTCTAACACACCGGGTGGATTTTATTAACCTTTGCTCGGACTTTTACACTACAGAATCGTTGACGATGGCTTATGCATAACCAGTGGAGCCAGTTGGTGATGTGGTTGATTGGGAAGTTCCAGATGAAATTTAGGAGATGCAAGTATACCCACCAGTTGAGGCACCACCACCTGGCCGTCGTAAAGAGCTCAGAATACCCTCGGTTGGCGAGGACGTTAACCAGCGCACTGTAAGATGCGGGCGGTGTCTTGAACTGGGCCATAATTGTAAACGATGTAAGAATCCCATTGCGTCGACTTGAAGTTAGTTGTATTATTTCAATGATTCGTTGGTTAAAactgttattgttttttgtgTTTCGTTGGTTATAactgttattgttttttatgtattgtacacttatatgtcataaaactttattttattttaaatattaaaatgtgagcattaaaattatataaacttaagtgcgcaaattaaaataaaaattcaagtttcaaCATTCAAATTACTACAACAGTTTACAATACAATATCGTCATTAAATATGTCAACTgcaatcttctttctaaaGTACTCGACATGACTAGCGTTAAACTCCAATCTAAGCCCGACCATTAAATACATTGTAACCATCAATACAAAAACACTGCAATTGCCAGTTCCGGGCTCTTATTGTGGCGCGCTCTTAACTGCCATAACGTTCCAGGGGTCTGCACTCCGCAACTCAGGTCAGATGTTGTAGAAACCAACATATTCCAACCATCGAGggaatataacttcaagtggctTGAATTTTAACTTGTACCTTTTGTCGTCGCGAAATGTGAGTAATGAGTCATAAATCCATACTTTATTTTTCCGAAAGTCAACTCGTGCTACTACCCAATGCGCGCCGTCCAAGTTAACATGGATGAGTaactatatataaaaattgaaaaacatgttcgttatatatgaaattgaaatacaacCAAGAAAAAGCGACAACTTGGATATTTTCATTATGGAGTATGCGAAATGCaataaaatacataccatATCGACATCCGTCATTAATTTGGACATTGTGTGCTGTCGCCCACAAAGATAACTATTCAAGCGGTCGTCGAATACTAATGAATCGACCGCACAATTCCCGTTGTTCCATAACTTATTCAAGAACACCTAGTACACAGATAACCAAGAAAtgcataaattaacaaaacttaaaggcaatagttaaaaaaacataaatagtatttataagttttgtcGGCacgttacccaaaaaaatgtgtcaGTATGTGTGACACATTGAACTAAGACATTCGGATACTGCCGTTGTTTCTCGCTAATCAGGCGGAGATACTCGTGAATATGCTGTTGAGAAACAGAAACATTAcgatttaaaagataaaatttatacacAAATCCACAACACTAAAAGAACTtcgaaaatataattatctcATCGCCTAGCCATCCCATCGAAGTTAAACCCAAAAGTATTTGAAAGAATGACCACGAGTGCTGGACTCTCCGAACCACTGTCATATCACCAGCGAACCATCGATCAAACTCAGGAAACAGACTAGAATCCTCCAATCCTCTCAGTGAATTTATATCTACACTCGTATTCATGTCTTGGGCATGGTCCATGATTTGGGGTTGAGGTATAGGCCGGACGTTCTTTCCTCGCCTGAGTGGAGGAATCATGTAAGGACTGTTATAAACATATGACGGTATGTACACGCGGCTGAACTTACTAACGCCCGGAGGCACCTCAGAGAACACTTGCACGCTCTCCCCACTAACATCCTCGTAGAAACTATACAATGACGTGGGCGTAGACAAATGTTGATTGCCCACGTCAGTATACACTCCATAGTCATCCGGGGCCTGTCCATTCGCAAAGATGAACATATTACAcaactattaaattaaaagttaaacgaacataattattaaatttaattatgctCACCGCATACGAGCGTTCGGTGGGAGAATCCTTATTTGGACGTGTAGAAAAGGTGTCGATAAAGCCAACCACggtttctttaaaatcttttaattccGACTTCAATTCATACACGTTACGATAAATCTTATCCAGTCGTCGTCGCACGAAATCATTAAACTGCTTTGTCCTCGactattacaaaagaaaataagtaaatctttagaataatagtaaaacaataatgattaataaaagaagaatatcgtatattatttataacctcATAATCATGTGCGTCATCAGAGTCGGCATGTGTCTGCTCCTGGTGGTCATCAACAGCCACCTCATCCTCAGAAGTGTCGTGACGCTGCTCTGGTGTTGGGTTTGGTATGTCGTCATGCTCATCAAGCTCGTCTGATTGCCTTGAAACCGACGGCATCGCATTGATTGAGGGTTGGTGCTGTATTaagtatcatttaaaattaataaatgaaaaatgaaaatttttgattaaatataatttatagtaCTTAGATTTATAACCGACCTTATGAACCCAGTCTGGAATGCTTGGCATATAATCCTTCATAGTGAGTCAATATTTTCTGCTACTCTCCTTTGAATTTGGCTCAAGGGTTTGTAAAACGTCCCCCTGccataaattcaattgaaaattttaagtatacataacttaaatttagtaaagttaaaaaaataactaatacatattACTTACAATACGAGATTCGTTGTTGAACAACGAATAAACCTCAGCAAAGTTGATTCTCGAAGACGCCATGGGCTTCCATTGCACGATACGGGGAATCTTGTTCTTCGTTTTCATGACCCATGTTGACGGCAAACCTCCGATCGCTTCGTAAATCCAAGCCTGCAACAACCAAAGTGAAAAACCTATTAACACAtgtatcaaatatttaatactataaaacttattaataaacaaaaaaacaacGCACCTGAACCCCAGACGTAAAGCCGTAAAGATTGTACTTTTCAATGTTATGATCTGGGTTTTTCAACCGAGTCGTCTTAAATTTCTCGTCTTTCTCGAACAGTGCATCATCAAGACTATCGTAACCATTTCCCATGACACAAGACCCTGTGGACGGTTTCGGAAGTACTGTATATCATCAACTTCATTAAGCCAAtcgaaattgatttgacagtgattttttcttgcatttagtaCTCTGTCCGCAAAATAAAAGAGCGCAATCTTTAATGCGTCCATATCGTCCATTTCCTCGAATTTCAACTCCTTAAATAATGCATCAAATTCTTTAACATTGATCTTGCGATGCATACCACCAAAATACATTTTCCGTAGCCTATCCACTTTTTTGTCATCACTTAGTTCGGTATCAACACCATATGAAAGTCCAGTAACCAGGCACCATTCTACAATTGACAAGCGAATCAAATGCTCACCAATTTGAAACTATAACTGATCCTCACAGCTATCTTCTTCATGGGCCACTTGCCTCAGTAAAAGCTTGTGCAAGATTACCCcactaaatggaaaatttcgacactccaagaaatgcccaaatatatcCTTCTTGAACATATTCAACTGccgctttgttaatttttcctcgATGACTTTTACGACCGAAGATAACTTACACATGCTCGAAATTCGACCAGGAAAGTGATCGGCATAACCAAAATACATCTTGCCTACTTCGATATCCGGTGATTCTGATTTTACCATGTgtctgtaatatttataaaattattacattgcatttacagcaaaaaaaaaaatgacttgtCAAAAAAAATACCACTGTAATTTTTGGTGCGACAGAGCCGTGTTGTCACACCAAATTGGTGCGGCAGCACTGCAGCTGCCGCGCCAAATTGGTGCGGCAGCGGACCGCGCGCGCGCTGCGCCcccccgcccccccccccccccaaattCCCCAAATCATTTCCCAATTCAATACACTCCCAAATCAATATACTCCCAAAACAATAACAATCACCAcaaacaccaccaccaccattatTCTCAAACTACAACTattattaatctaaaatttcattttaaattaatgaaaataagttaaatgGCTAACCTAGGTTTTGTTGAATGGAGGGGTGATGTTGCCGCCGATGATGGgtgtttgtttggtttggGAGAGATGCGTGAAAGGGAGAGATGAGGgagaggggtattttggtctcaaaggGTAttttttatggctaatgttgatagaaatttgtttggggggttaagatgaaaaaaaccaaaatatttatggttATTAGTATAAATTTCCCAGTATTAAAAGAGTTAACAACGGTCCAACCCCTCAAACTAACAAGtactaaatattatatttttatttttgtagatacaaaaatatcattatgttCAACTGAAACagagtaataatattttgaccCCTCAAATTATGTAAATTCATCACTCTTTGAAAAAACAAGGTCGATGATAATTTCAtccttttgttttataataacaccccaattattacttttttttattgagattacaattttaacaTCAAATAAATGCATTATTCTTAATTGAGTTTCAAATCTACAGGATTTCTTCACTAAAATGGCATTCAACAATATCATTTATTCAAttccaaaaatcaattaattatgtcatttaaaaattgaaacttaaaagaaattggGAAGCTGTGGCGAAGGATAATTTCTCTTGCAAACAATGTCTGACAGTGCGTGGTGACCCTACAGAATAATACTCTTTGAGGCCTTAATTTGAATACAATTTCCAACTCAGATTAAATTCGAGTTTACAAGAACTACTCTTGTTCTtgaagtaaattattttttttttgttaaagtcTTTCTTTACTACAactctcaaattctctctcGTTGTTTAAATTATGGTACGATTTCGTTGTGTTGCAGTATTTTAGTGTCCAAGGATTAGAACCAAAgctaacaaataattaatcgAGTTTGTAAAGCTTAGTTGGAGTGACGTGATCCTGCTTCCTTCTTTTTCCAATTTAGAAACATAGCGTAcgtaaataaagaaaataatgaagaaatttaatttttctacggGTAAGATTGGCATTGATTAGGtgtattttattgtaattattattattattattattttgggtaCAAAGGGACTCTTAAACAAAGAGTTAAGAGAGGACTAATCGTGAATAAACAGTCCCGTACATatcatgaataaaaaattaattaacaccaTTAGGAGGACTATTGAAATTATGACGACCAAGACGGAGGTTATAAGCATAATTCACAAGGTAGTTCGTTGTAAAATTTGCCTCTCTATAAATATGGTTGACCTTGATGTGCCAACTCCTCTGCATGAACTTCTTAATGGACCTCACAAGCAGCAAATACTCATTAGTCATCTCcgaataattattaatcagcTGAACAACACACAAACTATCGACTTCAACAAGCAGCCAACGAATATCACAGTCCCAAGCCATGACTAAACCTTTATGTAGACCCCAAAGTTAAGCAACTGTGATCGAGCAATGGCCTATATTCATCGCAAAATCACCAATCCAAGTCTCACTGGAATCTTGATTGGATCTATTTTAAATTAGAGTGTTATTATACAAATGCGGTGGAAATATCTTTacccaaaaattaattataaaaattcacaatacttttaacaattttaaattaagaataaatttgaacaattaaccaattaaatcctcattaattatgataattaagCTTAAATTAAACTAACAAAATGTATTTGTGACGTGATATctcattcaatttattggctataaatttatggtatttctCATGAAATTTATTGTCTGTCAGaatgatttttaattgattaattttttaaagtttttcctatattaatttttaaaaataatgtgaacttttgtaaatcattttttcaaatgagatggatttataaaaaattttagggtggaaatatccctaaatttcatttttcctttaggGCATTTTGCCAATTTGCAAATATAGCCTTATTTTTGTagggtaaaaaaaatgtattttgcACTGTTGTGATATTTCTGATTCTAGAGGGACTAAagtatcattattttaaatgggaaaggggttgagtgtcaattttTTGTTAGAGGCATTTGaccaatttacaaaaatatcctgatttttattaattttttaaaataatacctCTCAATATGGTGTTAATTGTACCTATTGACCAGATATAACTAAAGACAACGTGCTATGTGTCATCACTGTGAGTCATGATAGCCAAATGTCTAGGCTTGACTTGTGGCCTTGTGCCAAGTGTGGCAGCAACATGGGCGTGCTTGTGGGTGTGTACAAAAGCAAGGCAAGACTGATGTGTGAGCTGGGGCATGGCAACAAGCATACACTATGGGACAAGCACAGGAGTGTGAGACAACATGCACAGAGGGCGTGTATGGGTAATGCATGCAACATCTAGCAAGTGCATGGATGTGCAGGGGCGCAAACATAGGACACATAGGACGTACATAATGCATGGGATGCGTACAGGCCATATGGCTAGAATGCAGGATGGCACGAGGCAGTAGCGCAAATGGGTGCAGGGGTAGCAGGCAAACATATAGGACGGTGGGGGCATGCGTGAGGGCCAAACTATGCAAAGACGAGAGGTGCTCACACGGGCTATGTGCAGACAGTGGTAGTTGAACATGAAGCATGTTGGCTACTCTATAAAAGTGGGGCCTGAAATCAAGCATGAAGTGGGTAGTTGTGGGCGCAACTAGTGGGAGAACATGACCTTTGATCATATGCTTAGAAGATGAAGGCAAAGGAAGTGGGTAATGGTGGTTACTCATCATCACATCCTTGTTACTAGGCTAAGTGGGCAGCAACTGCTTTATTCAAGAGGGAATGGAGATGTGCTTCCTCGCATCATGCTTAGTGGTGCCTAAACTTTAGGAGAAAGAATTAAGGTGGCGCGCCACCTCGCCTTAGCCAATGGGGGTGTCATTTGCAAACTTTTGTATATATAGTGATGAGAATGAAAGTTTTAGGGATTCAAATTTTGGTAAAGAGAGTAGTGTTCTTAAGCATACAATGCCTTGAgctatttgtaattttttcttatttgtagAAATAGAAAAGTTCAGGGTTGGGGCCTCTGTAAAAACCAAAACAATGTGTTTTCTTATTGCTTTGTATTGTTCTTTGTTTGTTGGCAGAATTAGTCTCTTGCATAACCTCCAGTATCAGTCTTTGCATGCTTGCtgatttatttgcttttgtttaACATTGTTCAGTGGTTGGCTAAGCAGAGACTTAGCCCCATCACGCGGGGTTGCCACATCCTTGAGATAGGCTCCTGTGACAACTGGTATTAGAGCTAAGGTTTCCTTCAGTTTCGAAAGACAATAATCTTGCAGGGCTCgattaaaatcaatttacgGACAACTGATTGCGTAGTTTTAAGGAAGCTAAGGTGCAAGAGTGAAGTTGTAcagttttgaaaaaattgacgATGGCAGAGACCAATATAACAGGGGAGTCGACAGCGGACAAGTTGGTGCGCTTGGAGGCAATTGTGGGTACTTTACAGCCTGACTTGGAGAGTTTGCCTAAGAACACAAAAATCAACTCAATCAAGATAGCGTGTGTGAAATAAACTTGTGCAGAGTTTGTAAATGAGTTTTTGAATAAGTTGAATAAGGTAATGGAGGATGTTGCTACACTAGCGGAGGTGCTAAAAGGCGACATTAGGgattgataactctatgaaatgagagttattatggcaattctagacttaaatcaagatcacttagagagtaaatgatgtgtttttattgcatttttgttacattttgtataaacattcattttagtttagtcttaataagttttgcttgatttaaagtaattcatgctcaaattgtgtgcataattgtaggtttccagaagcttataattcatggaaggAATGCTGATGCAATAGGCTGGCAAAAAGGAGGAAGAACATAGctataaaagaattgaaacaaatctggaaaAGTGTAGTTGCTGCAgccgttgctgtagcaatcctggaacaacaACCGAGAAAATTCCGTGCGGGATACTTACAGAATTGCAATCTGCAGTTTTctaatctgacttatgcgCGCCCTAGGCTTCcatttaccctaattttcaactataaaagaagcacacatcataaggaTTAAAGAGGGccgtcacccaaggagaaaaacacaaaaaaacaaaagaaaaacaagattcaagagagagattaagggctgcacaagaggagaattttgttaacataaatgtttccataatattgattttgatgataacaaacaagaagGGGGACcaatttgtggaatcattctttaaatacatgaaatgtttgtcatcataaaagatggggagattgttaacatatatgtttccataatgttgattttgatgataacaaacaagattaagaatgattaatcttttaagctcaaattattttttatatattttaaataaatcattattttcacattataaatgtttcatatttaatggaaaaatgattttatgaaatttgttgtttttattctttttaaataaatcattatttttacattataaaggtttcatatttaatggaaaaatgatttcatgaaattagttatttttcaagtttatggtttaaattgaaagaattttgaaaactttgaaattaacaagtattgcttgaaattttggagaagaacttatttgaaaagtgtcatagcattttgggctacatcataattttagaaagttttgggattaacaaagcattacttagaaattctaaaattggacctatttgtaaagtttcataacgttttgagccgtaatatagttttataaagttttggggtcaaactataattttagaaaatacgTCACTGTAGCAATTACTGTagaaaacggcgatccgacatcttgaTAACGGTTCGCCGACATCTAATAGAATTGAATattagcctctggacctaaacggtGATCCGACAATTTTGATAAACGGCTCGTCGATATTTAACAGAACTGAAgattagcctctggacctaaacggcgatccgacaatttaaaaatcagCCCCAACGatcatattgaccagtcaagcggcgatccgacatctagttagcggcgatccgacagtgtgcagaaagtcaataacggctagttttcagctccaactataaataagctcaatctaattcaaacaaaaaggaaTTCCAACGATCATtattgagcaaaatattgagaatacaactttcattgagctttaaatccttgtattcatctcattcattcacacattgagcattcatttgtgatcaaacacattgtgtgagagaaattcatttgtaatcctttttgtaaaatcaagttaaaagattgtaagtcttgggatacacttgggttaagagatttgGGATAATCTTTTGTTGtgaaggtccattgacaccttagaagtcaattataagcatttgaagccttggaagcttgcttagtgaaatccttaagcccggtgagcttggaggcgtggacgtaggtggggattgccgaaccacttaaaaatcattgtgtttgttttctcttcccttaatctttttattgtgcttgattgatttatttgttattgctttaaatCCGTCTTAGATTTGCAttgagttttgttttaaaattgaataatttttaatatcccaattcaccccccctcttgggttgca encodes:
- the LOC127900618 gene encoding uncharacterized protein LOC127900618, which gives rise to MSKALWDQFEPAFINAAKAYGHEEFKRQLEGLWMIHSGAADYLENNVGTCNWARSQFEGRRYSILTTNIAESVNSFMREPRKFPITHLVDHFRKTLQQWFYDRKIVAESMSTRLTTWAVEIVTERRTIAERMIVRPVSPHRFQVIGGGLKEGLVDLQKKTCSCRVFQLDQLVCAHAIAACLTHRVDFINLCSDFYTTESLTMAYA